From the Phoenix dactylifera cultivar Barhee BC4 chromosome 10, palm_55x_up_171113_PBpolish2nd_filt_p, whole genome shotgun sequence genome, one window contains:
- the LOC103708600 gene encoding extensin-2-like, whose product MKAQVGDPRRGHLLPALAVALAILFTSNVATVSGDSYDYKSPPPPSPSSPPPYVYKSPPPPSPSPTPPPYVYKSPPPPSPSPPPPYKYVSPPPPEKSPPLPYVYKSPPPPSPSPPPPYHYASPPPPKKSPPPPYYYESPPPPSKSPPPYSYKSPPPPHYNEPVVKVVGQVYCYKCYDWKDTVDSHMKKLFEGATVKVTCMAGSKAFVAYGETKSYGEYSVVVEGFPYSKYGAEACKAELDAAPKGSPCNIATELNKGAELKVESKSHEEVVLMAKPLAFAPEKPFKECNKLTPPYYYKSPPPPTKSPPPPYHYMSPPPPENSPPPPYPYTSPPPPEKSPPPPYIYKSPPPPSPSPPPPYVYKSPPPPMKSPPPPYVYMSPPPPSPSPPPPYVYKSPPPPMKSPPPPPKYY is encoded by the exons ATGAAGGCTCAAGTTGGCGACCCCCGAAGGGGTCATCTATTGCCGGCCCTTGCCGTCGCCTTAGCCATTCTCTTCACAAGCAATGTAGCCACCGTCTCCGGTGATTCGTATGACTATAAGTCGCCGCCACCACCCTCACCTTCATCTCCTCCACCATATGTCTACAAATCCCCTCCTCCACCATCACCATCTCCTACTCCTCCACCATATGTTTACAAGTCTCCTCCACCACCTTCTCCTTCACCTCCACCACCATACAAATATGTgtctcctccacctcctgaGAAGTCACCACCTCTGCCATATGTCTACAAGTCTCCTCCACCACCTTCGCCATCTCCTCCGCCACCTTACCACTATGCATCGCCTCCACCACCAAAGAAGTCCCCCCCACCACCCTATTATTACGAGTCCCCACCTCCACCATCAAAATCACCTCCACCGTACTCCTAcaaatctcctcctcctccgcattACAACGAGCCTGTCGTCAAGGTAGTTGGACAGGTCTATTGTTACAAGTGCTATGACTGGAAAGACACAGTGGATTCCCACATGAAGAAACTCTTTGAAG GTGCCACGGTTAAGGTGACGTGCATGGCCGGCTCCAAGGCCTTTGTGGCCTACGGCGAGACCAAGAGCTACGGCGAATACAGCGTCGTCGTCGAAGGCTTCCCCTACTCCAAGTATGGCGCTGAGGCTTGCAAGGCCGAGCTCGACGCCGCGCCCAAGGGGTCGCCCTGCAACATCGCCACCGAGCTCAACAAGGGGGCCGAGCTCAAGGTTGAGTCCAAGTCCCACGAGGAGGTAGTCCTCATGGCCAAGCCCCTCGCCTTCGCCCCAGAGAAGCCCTTTAAGGAGTGCAACAAGCTCACGCCCCCCTACTACTACAAGTCTCCCCCTCCTCCGACGAAGTCACCACCACCTCCCTACCACTACatgtctcctcctcctcctgagaATTCACCACCACCTCCCTACCCCTACACGTCCCCACCACCACCGGAGAAATCCCCCCCACCTCCCTACATCTACAAGTCCCCGCCACCACCCTcaccatctcctcctcctccctatgTCTACAAGTCCCCTCCACCGCCGATGaagtctcctcctcctccatatGTATACATGTCCCCACCACCACCCTcaccatctcctcctcctccctatgTCTACAAGTCCCCTCCaccgccgatgaagtccccaccaccacctcccaaaTACTACTAA